From Micromonospora rhizosphaerae, the proteins below share one genomic window:
- a CDS encoding helix-turn-helix domain-containing protein: MARDYTYAEAAAKLRIAETTLRRWVSKGRVPCHRLGRKVRFTDSDLEAAYQVCPALARRPRHRPS; the protein is encoded by the coding sequence GTGGCCAGGGACTACACCTACGCCGAGGCCGCGGCGAAGCTACGCATCGCGGAAACCACCCTCCGGCGCTGGGTGTCCAAGGGCCGCGTCCCCTGTCACCGCCTCGGCCGAAAGGTCCGCTTCACCGACTCGGACCTCGAAGCCGCCTACCAGGTGTGCCCGGCTCTGGCCCGCCGCCCACGTCATAGACCGTCCTAG
- a CDS encoding transposase, producing MFTADGIDVIKTPPQAPRANAFAERWVGTVRRECTDLMLIVNERHLATVLADYTSHYNDHRPHRSLGQQPPNPPPRIVDVTAARIKRRPILDGLINEYSQAA from the coding sequence GTGTTCACCGCCGATGGCATCGACGTGATCAAGACTCCGCCGCAGGCACCTCGAGCGAATGCGTTCGCGGAGCGCTGGGTCGGCACCGTACGCCGGGAGTGCACCGACCTGATGCTCATCGTCAACGAACGCCACCTGGCGACCGTACTTGCCGATTACACATCGCACTACAACGATCATCGGCCGCACCGTTCACTGGGACAGCAGCCACCAAATCCGCCACCGCGCATCGTGGACGTGACCGCCGCCCGGATCAAACGGCGTCCGATCCTGGATGGGTTGATCAATGAGTATTCGCAGGCAGCATAG
- a CDS encoding transposase, whose protein sequence is MTGLSNTALIRHCAALPDTAPTDVATATVYTLRRLAQRIQTLTAEERELQRQITAVLNSNAPQLLHRHGIGPDSASALLITAGDNPDRMHSQASFAALCGVNPIEASSGKTRRRRLNRGGDRRANAALYRIALTRSRGDQRTQDYLDRRSSQGLTRREAMRCLKRYIAREIYHLLRQLDPIDPTPRTA, encoded by the coding sequence TTGACCGGCCTGTCCAACACAGCGTTGATCCGCCACTGCGCCGCCCTGCCCGACACCGCCCCGACCGACGTGGCCACCGCCACCGTCTACACCCTGCGCCGCCTGGCCCAGCGCATCCAGACACTCACCGCCGAGGAACGTGAACTCCAGCGCCAGATCACCGCCGTGCTGAACTCGAACGCGCCACAGCTGCTGCACCGTCACGGGATCGGCCCCGACAGCGCCTCCGCGCTGCTGATCACCGCAGGGGACAACCCCGACCGGATGCACAGCCAGGCGTCCTTCGCCGCGCTATGCGGCGTCAACCCGATCGAGGCGTCCTCGGGCAAGACCCGCCGGCGCCGACTCAACCGCGGCGGCGACCGCCGCGCCAACGCCGCCCTCTACCGCATCGCCCTGACCCGATCACGGGGTGACCAACGCACCCAGGACTACCTCGACCGACGCAGCAGCCAAGGCCTCACCCGCCGCGAAGCCATGCGATGTCTCAAGCGGTACATCGCCCGCGAGATCTACCACCTGCTCCGCCAGCTCGATCCCATAGATCCGACCCCACGAACCGCTTGA
- a CDS encoding LysR family transcriptional regulator encodes MNLANVDLNLLVALDALLTERNVTRAAARLGMTQPGMSNALGRLRRMLADPLLVRQGRNLSLTPQAEALLDPLAKILSLIQHTLEDRATFDPKKDSRSFTISASDYATLVLVGPLVRRLAVDAPGVTVHVFPRAPEAAQLLRSGEVDFVIEPKELMPAAEFPGLQLLGDRWSCAVWVDNVEVEKKMTMETYLRLPHVIYSIGRSLSLPDRYLQERNIRRRVESSVDSFLLAAFLLKGTSLTTLLPHRTRPYLQVASEIRMLEPPLELPEITEWLWWHPRHDLDPGHTWLRTRFAEVASDIRQGSRQSTR; translated from the coding sequence ATGAACCTGGCGAACGTCGATTTGAACCTGCTGGTGGCGCTTGATGCCCTCTTGACCGAGCGCAATGTCACCCGAGCGGCTGCTCGGCTCGGCATGACGCAGCCTGGCATGAGCAACGCACTGGGCAGGCTGCGGCGGATGTTAGCTGACCCGCTGCTGGTACGCCAAGGACGCAACCTCAGCCTCACTCCGCAAGCCGAAGCCTTGCTCGACCCGCTGGCCAAGATCCTCAGCCTGATCCAGCACACGCTAGAGGACCGCGCGACATTTGATCCTAAAAAGGACAGTCGCAGCTTTACGATCAGCGCATCCGACTACGCCACGCTCGTCCTCGTAGGGCCACTCGTCAGGCGCCTTGCCGTCGATGCCCCAGGAGTGACCGTGCACGTGTTTCCGCGTGCCCCCGAAGCGGCGCAGTTGCTTCGGTCTGGCGAAGTGGACTTCGTCATCGAGCCAAAGGAGTTGATGCCCGCTGCCGAGTTTCCCGGATTGCAACTGTTGGGCGATCGTTGGTCCTGCGCCGTCTGGGTCGACAACGTGGAAGTTGAGAAAAAGATGACCATGGAAACTTATCTGCGGTTACCACACGTCATCTACTCGATCGGACGGTCGCTGTCTCTACCGGACCGGTACCTACAGGAAAGGAATATACGTAGAAGGGTCGAGTCTTCCGTCGACAGCTTCCTGCTAGCTGCATTCCTGTTGAAGGGAACCTCCCTGACCACTCTTCTTCCGCACCGGACCCGCCCCTACCTGCAAGTCGCCTCGGAGATACGGATGCTCGAACCTCCGCTGGAGCTACCCGAAATCACCGAATGGCTTTGGTGGCATCCCAGACATGACCTTGATCCTGGGCATACCTGGCTTCGAACCAGATTCGCCGAAGTGGCATCGGACATTCGGCAGGGGAGCCGACAGTCGACCAGATAG
- a CDS encoding flavin reductase family protein: protein MRRLVTGVTIITATYKSRPWGMTVSAFTPVCAEPPTVLICLNRNTVLAGAVQTGGRFGVNLLSQDQEFLSRLCSRPGMPKYLDDYCLPSEGASAPLLYDSLAAFDCDLDDARVVGSHMVLIGLVSGVFIDGSRRPLLYGAGRYHEPIDFDATSRLGGQLAWS from the coding sequence ATGCGGCGCCTGGTCACCGGCGTCACGATCATTACCGCCACCTACAAGAGCCGGCCATGGGGGATGACCGTTAGCGCCTTCACCCCGGTATGTGCAGAACCACCGACAGTCTTGATCTGTTTGAACAGGAACACGGTGCTCGCGGGCGCCGTGCAAACCGGCGGCCGGTTCGGGGTGAACCTGCTGAGCCAGGACCAAGAGTTCTTGTCTCGGCTGTGCTCGCGTCCCGGTATGCCAAAGTACCTCGACGACTACTGCCTACCCTCAGAGGGAGCGAGCGCACCGCTGCTGTATGACTCGCTGGCCGCCTTTGACTGCGACCTCGATGACGCCCGCGTAGTGGGCAGCCACATGGTGCTGATAGGGCTGGTGTCTGGGGTCTTCATCGACGGGAGCCGACGACCGCTGCTGTACGGGGCAGGCAGGTATCACGAGCCGATCGACTTCGACGCAACCTCGCGTCTAGGCGGGCAGTTGGCATGGAGCTGA
- a CDS encoding nuclear transport factor 2 family protein: MELKQIVPVLLDAYNNHSPTSVAPCYCLDATHLDVATGRPRQGRDAIVAGLGFFLRAFPDAMWHVESTAVTAQHAAVRYRLTGSLQADFGPYTAHGQPLELPGVLWLTAGERAIGHSADYWDAASFNRQMQST, encoded by the coding sequence ATGGAGCTGAAACAGATCGTGCCCGTGTTGCTCGACGCCTACAACAACCACAGCCCCACTTCGGTGGCACCCTGCTACTGCCTCGACGCCACCCACCTGGATGTCGCGACGGGTCGACCTCGACAGGGACGCGACGCGATCGTCGCCGGCCTCGGCTTCTTCCTGCGTGCATTCCCCGACGCCATGTGGCACGTCGAGTCGACCGCGGTCACCGCGCAGCACGCTGCGGTCCGTTACCGGCTGACCGGATCCTTGCAGGCCGATTTCGGCCCCTATACCGCTCATGGGCAGCCGTTGGAGTTACCGGGGGTGCTGTGGCTGACGGCCGGTGAAAGGGCTATCGGTCACAGCGCGGACTACTGGGACGCGGCCTCGTTCAACCGGCAGATGCAAAGCACCTGA
- a CDS encoding 4-hydroxyphenylacetate 3-hydroxylase N-terminal domain-containing protein, producing the protein MIRTGEQYLKGLQDGRRVYCGGELIDDVTIHPKTRGYAQAMAGYYDLHHDPEHQDVTTFVDDDGERRAMHWFLPRSKEDVVRRRKYYELIWRHFKGAMFKRPPCSMLPVFYTMVDDPQPWEDNSRFHEGRPLAQYIVDSWHRIKNNDLSFSPMFLDVQYDRSRDDALAETPMLTMVDRNDDGIVVRGWKAIGTGMPFVDELLIGNLWRPGQTPEQTVYALVPVNSPGLSIFTRPSNAAADASEFDRPMASLGDELDGMAYFDNVFIPWERVQHVGNPEHAKWYPQRTFDWIHVETQIRHVANAELIAGLGLLVTHALGTHTAPTVASNLADLVRFRETCRAFTLAAEETGFHTPGGLYKPNNIFVDFGRAYYLENIGKMTEILIDFCGRGIVVYPTRADLEDPYIGPKLAEAFRGPAMTAWDRTKLFKLIHERFLSDWGTRNEMFEKFNGTPLYLIRLLTMQRTEYQVDGPLTELAREVLGFGSMESIAERAAEAEKQSHYASVRYQPEYARDQDQRDGYYAADDAKREDAAKA; encoded by the coding sequence ATGATCCGAACCGGGGAGCAGTATCTAAAGGGATTGCAGGACGGCCGTCGCGTCTACTGCGGCGGTGAGTTGATCGACGATGTCACCATCCACCCGAAAACGCGCGGCTATGCCCAGGCGATGGCCGGGTACTACGACCTCCACCATGACCCCGAGCACCAGGACGTGACGACATTTGTAGATGACGACGGCGAGCGGCGGGCGATGCACTGGTTCCTTCCGCGGTCGAAGGAAGACGTCGTACGGCGGCGCAAGTACTACGAGCTCATCTGGCGGCACTTCAAGGGCGCGATGTTCAAGCGCCCGCCGTGCAGCATGCTTCCCGTCTTCTACACGATGGTTGATGACCCGCAACCGTGGGAGGACAACTCCCGCTTCCACGAGGGGCGCCCGCTGGCTCAGTACATCGTGGATTCGTGGCACCGGATCAAGAACAACGACCTGTCGTTCTCGCCGATGTTCTTGGACGTACAGTACGACCGCTCGCGAGACGACGCGCTCGCGGAGACACCCATGCTCACCATGGTCGACCGTAACGACGACGGGATCGTCGTACGCGGGTGGAAGGCGATCGGCACCGGCATGCCGTTCGTCGACGAACTCTTGATCGGCAACCTGTGGCGACCCGGCCAGACCCCGGAACAGACGGTCTACGCGCTGGTGCCGGTCAACTCACCGGGCCTGTCCATCTTCACCCGCCCATCCAATGCCGCGGCTGACGCCTCGGAGTTCGACCGGCCGATGGCCTCGCTCGGCGACGAGCTCGACGGCATGGCGTACTTCGACAACGTCTTCATCCCGTGGGAGCGAGTGCAGCACGTCGGCAACCCGGAGCACGCCAAGTGGTACCCGCAGCGGACCTTTGACTGGATTCACGTTGAGACGCAGATCCGGCACGTGGCGAACGCCGAGCTCATCGCCGGGCTCGGGCTCCTCGTCACCCATGCTCTTGGCACTCATACGGCACCGACTGTCGCGTCGAACCTCGCCGACCTCGTCAGGTTCCGTGAGACCTGCCGGGCGTTCACCCTGGCGGCCGAGGAAACCGGGTTCCACACCCCCGGTGGGCTGTACAAGCCGAACAACATCTTCGTCGACTTCGGGCGCGCCTACTACCTGGAGAACATCGGCAAGATGACCGAGATCCTGATCGACTTCTGCGGTCGAGGGATCGTCGTGTACCCAACGCGGGCGGATCTCGAAGACCCCTACATCGGTCCGAAACTGGCCGAGGCCTTCCGGGGGCCGGCAATGACGGCATGGGACCGGACCAAGCTGTTCAAGCTGATCCACGAACGGTTCTTGTCCGACTGGGGAACCCGGAACGAGATGTTCGAGAAGTTCAACGGCACGCCGCTGTACTTGATCAGGCTGCTGACGATGCAACGGACCGAATACCAGGTCGACGGCCCGCTCACTGAGCTGGCCCGCGAGGTGCTGGGCTTCGGCAGCATGGAGAGCATCGCCGAACGTGCCGCGGAGGCCGAGAAGCAGTCCCACTACGCCTCGGTCCGCTACCAACCGGAGTACGCCCGCGACCAGGACCAGCGCGATGGCTACTATGCCGCAGACGATGCGAAGCGGGAAGACGCGGCCAAGGCCTGA
- a CDS encoding iron-containing alcohol dehydrogenase translates to MVEMKPLVQDSRLPARIVFAAGGLARLDEECEGLGLNSVLLIAGTAGSRLEAVIANLGGRLVAHHSRVIQHVPESLVHDVIDLARERAVDGVVTVGGGSATGLGKAVARETGLPLVAVPTTYAGSEMTPIYGTTTEEGKVTGRDWRVLPSTVIYDPDLTLTMSPELTASSGLNAIAHCLQGLWGTRTTPFTQAYAERGLATLYAALPRAVRHPHDASARGDALVGASLAGAALAGAGTGLHHAICHQLGGRFALRHSALHSAVLPQVIAYNTAAAPAALATIQRCLGEGHPQGAVADAVFTFAAALGAPTRLRDLGLPRAELANVAYAIVAAAPDNPADLTVDGVRGLLEAAWAGAYPATQRPTAQRGNPLEQA, encoded by the coding sequence ATGGTCGAGATGAAACCCCTGGTGCAGGACAGCCGGCTGCCGGCGCGAATCGTGTTCGCCGCCGGCGGCCTGGCCCGTTTGGATGAGGAGTGCGAAGGGCTCGGCCTGAACTCTGTTCTGCTCATCGCCGGGACTGCGGGCAGCCGCCTCGAGGCGGTGATTGCCAACCTCGGCGGCCGACTCGTCGCGCACCACTCGAGGGTGATCCAGCACGTGCCGGAGAGCTTGGTCCACGACGTCATTGACCTCGCACGTGAGCGCGCGGTTGACGGCGTCGTGACCGTCGGTGGCGGTTCGGCGACCGGGTTGGGCAAGGCGGTCGCCCGAGAGACCGGACTTCCGCTGGTCGCGGTGCCCACCACGTACGCGGGATCAGAGATGACCCCGATCTACGGCACCACCACGGAGGAGGGGAAGGTCACGGGACGGGACTGGCGGGTCTTGCCGAGCACCGTGATCTACGACCCGGACCTGACCCTCACGATGAGCCCCGAACTCACCGCCTCGAGCGGGTTGAACGCAATCGCCCACTGCTTGCAGGGCCTGTGGGGCACTCGGACCACTCCATTTACCCAGGCGTACGCAGAACGCGGCCTGGCGACCCTGTACGCCGCACTTCCGAGAGCGGTCCGGCACCCACACGATGCCTCGGCCCGTGGTGACGCGCTAGTGGGAGCCAGCCTGGCCGGTGCCGCCCTAGCCGGGGCCGGAACCGGCCTTCACCACGCGATCTGTCATCAGTTGGGCGGCCGCTTCGCCCTGCGGCATTCAGCGCTCCATAGCGCTGTACTACCACAGGTGATCGCCTACAACACGGCCGCGGCACCGGCCGCGCTGGCGACCATCCAACGATGCCTCGGCGAAGGGCACCCCCAAGGCGCCGTCGCCGATGCTGTGTTCACCTTCGCCGCCGCCCTAGGCGCCCCTACGCGGCTAAGGGACCTCGGCTTACCCCGAGCAGAACTTGCCAACGTCGCATACGCGATCGTCGCCGCCGCCCCCGACAACCCTGCAGACCTCACAGTCGACGGTGTACGCGGGCTGCTGGAGGCCGCCTGGGCGGGGGCGTATCCCGCCACGCAGCGCCCCACGGCGCAGCGCGGGAATCCATTGGAGCAGGCATGA
- a CDS encoding intradiol ring-cleavage dioxygenase, whose product MTGHSQTTTKESITEAVLRSFDSCDNERLGHVLRSLVTHLHAFAGGTKLTEEEWLAGIEFLTEVGQMCSPSRQEFILLSDALGFSMLVDAINHRAVDGSTESTVLGPFHVDGSPVRQHGEEIIDTTTGQPLVVYGRVVNTAGEPVPGATLDIWQNAGNMLYAVQDPNQDPNNGRGVFRSDQDGRVWFVTIRPVDYPIPHDGPVGRMLNATGRHPWRPAHIHVIGSAGGHRPVTTHIFDAASPYLDSDAVFGVKPSLVHRFQPHQATEAQTPDGMDGPWFSVDLTIVLEPLPPPRTSQPHQRRQD is encoded by the coding sequence ATGACCGGTCATTCACAGACAACGACAAAAGAGAGCATCACCGAGGCAGTGCTGCGGAGCTTCGACAGCTGCGACAACGAACGGCTCGGGCATGTCCTGCGATCACTTGTCACCCACCTGCACGCGTTCGCAGGCGGAACGAAGCTGACCGAAGAGGAGTGGCTGGCCGGCATCGAATTTCTAACCGAGGTTGGGCAAATGTGTTCACCGTCCCGGCAAGAGTTCATCCTGCTCTCGGATGCCCTCGGCTTCTCGATGCTCGTTGACGCGATCAACCACCGAGCCGTTGACGGCTCCACCGAGTCAACCGTGCTGGGGCCGTTTCACGTCGACGGCTCACCCGTCCGACAGCACGGTGAGGAGATCATCGACACCACCACCGGCCAACCTCTCGTGGTATATGGGCGCGTCGTGAATACAGCTGGTGAACCCGTGCCCGGCGCCACGCTCGACATCTGGCAGAACGCCGGCAACATGCTCTACGCCGTACAGGATCCCAATCAGGACCCCAACAACGGACGTGGCGTGTTCCGTTCCGATCAGGACGGACGGGTTTGGTTCGTCACCATACGTCCCGTCGACTACCCGATTCCGCACGATGGGCCGGTTGGCAGGATGCTCAACGCCACCGGAAGACATCCCTGGCGCCCTGCACACATCCACGTCATCGGAAGCGCCGGGGGACATCGCCCGGTCACCACCCACATCTTCGACGCAGCTAGCCCCTACCTCGACTCCGACGCAGTCTTCGGTGTGAAGCCAAGCCTGGTACATCGGTTCCAGCCGCACCAGGCCACCGAGGCGCAGACTCCCGACGGAATGGACGGCCCATGGTTCAGCGTGGACCTGACAATCGTGCTCGAACCGCTGCCTCCACCACGAACATCGCAACCGCATCAACGCCGACAGGACTAG
- a CDS encoding quinone oxidoreductase family protein, with translation MRAALLKQLGRPPVVANIPIPTPKPGQALVRVTAAPLNPLDLLIASGHFYAGPPAIPYVPGAEGVGYVVQATSLTTGTRVRFETHAGYSGTGSLAEYVGVEESATLPIEEDLPDADAAALGVSALAGWVSLQWRAQLMPGERVLVLGATGAVGQIAIQAARLLGAGHVVAAARPGETLEALKDLGADAIVPLDSQDPVFLEAAFREAAGGPVDVTIDPLWGPPALAAIRATATMGRVVNLGQSAASEVPVSSAAVRGRMVAVLGYSNLVAPAHVLAAAYKKIIHHARRGDLRMHLSTFTLGDVAEAWVEQKASPHRKLVVVL, from the coding sequence ATGCGTGCAGCCCTTTTGAAGCAGCTCGGTAGGCCCCCAGTGGTCGCCAACATCCCAATCCCCACCCCAAAACCGGGCCAGGCGCTGGTTAGGGTAACCGCCGCGCCGCTGAACCCGCTAGACCTACTCATCGCGTCAGGGCACTTCTACGCCGGCCCACCGGCAATCCCCTACGTTCCCGGAGCTGAAGGAGTCGGATACGTGGTACAGGCAACCAGCCTGACCACGGGCACCCGGGTCCGGTTCGAGACACACGCCGGGTACAGCGGCACCGGCTCCCTCGCAGAATATGTCGGCGTCGAGGAATCAGCCACGCTGCCCATCGAGGAGGACCTCCCGGACGCGGACGCGGCGGCATTGGGTGTGTCCGCGCTAGCGGGATGGGTGAGTCTGCAGTGGCGAGCCCAACTGATGCCCGGGGAACGTGTGCTGGTTCTCGGCGCCACGGGAGCGGTCGGCCAGATCGCCATACAAGCGGCGCGCCTGCTCGGCGCCGGCCACGTCGTGGCAGCCGCGCGACCCGGTGAGACGCTCGAAGCGCTCAAGGACTTGGGAGCCGATGCCATCGTCCCGCTCGACAGCCAAGACCCCGTCTTCCTCGAAGCCGCCTTCCGAGAAGCCGCGGGCGGCCCGGTGGACGTGACGATCGACCCACTGTGGGGTCCGCCAGCACTGGCAGCGATCCGGGCCACCGCAACCATGGGCCGAGTCGTGAACCTCGGACAGTCCGCAGCATCCGAGGTCCCTGTCAGCTCGGCGGCAGTACGAGGCCGAATGGTCGCGGTTCTCGGCTACTCCAACCTCGTCGCCCCAGCACACGTGCTCGCGGCGGCGTACAAGAAAATCATTCATCACGCGCGACGAGGTGACCTTCGTATGCACCTCAGCACGTTTACACTCGGTGACGTTGCCGAGGCATGGGTTGAGCAGAAAGCATCACCACACCGGAAACTCGTCGTCGTGCTCTAA
- a CDS encoding integrase core domain-containing protein, which yields MEILVLRHQVAVLRRQVHRPDLEPADRVVLAVLSRLLPRPQWPVFFVTPATLLRWHRELVARRWTYPHARPGRPPVNAQVRELVLRLAAENPTWGHRRIQGELAGLGYPVAASTVWKILHNAGVDPAPRRSGPTWKQFLTAQAHTILACDFFTVDTVFLKRIYVLFFVEIATRQVHVVGVTAHPTGVWVAQQARNLLRDLDQRAAGLRFLLRDRDTKFTAVFDAVFTAEGIDVIKTPPQTPRANAFAERWVGTVRRECTDRILIVSERHLAAVLTEYTTHYNSHRPHRSLGQQPPNPPSAVTDLTAARIRRRPILGGLINEYSQAA from the coding sequence ATGGAGATCCTGGTGCTCCGCCATCAGGTGGCGGTGCTGCGTCGACAGGTGCACCGCCCCGACCTCGAACCGGCCGACCGGGTGGTGCTGGCGGTGCTGTCGCGGCTGCTGCCCCGCCCGCAGTGGCCAGTGTTCTTCGTGACCCCGGCCACGCTGTTGCGGTGGCACCGTGAACTGGTCGCCCGACGCTGGACGTACCCGCATGCCCGGCCGGGCCGGCCACCGGTCAACGCGCAGGTCCGCGAGCTGGTGCTGCGACTCGCGGCGGAGAACCCGACCTGGGGGCACCGGCGCATTCAGGGTGAGCTGGCCGGCCTGGGCTACCCGGTCGCGGCCAGCACGGTGTGGAAGATCCTGCACAACGCCGGAGTCGACCCGGCACCCCGACGGTCCGGACCCACCTGGAAACAATTCCTGACCGCCCAGGCCCACACGATCCTGGCGTGCGACTTCTTCACCGTCGACACAGTGTTCCTCAAGCGGATCTACGTGCTGTTCTTCGTCGAGATCGCCACCCGCCAAGTCCACGTGGTTGGGGTGACCGCCCATCCAACCGGCGTCTGGGTGGCCCAGCAAGCACGGAATCTACTGAGGGACCTCGACCAACGCGCAGCTGGGCTGCGGTTCCTGCTCCGCGACCGAGATACGAAATTTACGGCGGTCTTCGACGCGGTGTTCACCGCCGAAGGCATCGACGTGATCAAAACCCCACCGCAGACACCCCGAGCGAACGCCTTCGCCGAACGATGGGTAGGCACCGTACGCCGGGAGTGCACCGACCGGATCCTCATCGTCAGCGAGCGCCACCTCGCGGCCGTCCTCACCGAGTACACAACCCACTACAACAGCCACCGCCCACATCGATCGCTCGGCCAGCAGCCACCCAACCCGCCGTCGGCAGTCACTGACCTGACCGCCGCCAGGATCCGACGGCGCCCGATCCTCGGCGGGCTGATCAACGAGTATTCGCAGGCAGCGTAG
- a CDS encoding transposase, which produces MVEQAITPFAHQAQQLAQITGAGPIAAQEIIAEVGVDMARFPSAAHLVSWAKFCPQTHESAGKKKNKGRAKGNPWLAATLGNIAATAARSGAGFLGARHRRIARRRGPQKAIVATGNSVLTIIYHLLSDPTAQFNDLGADYFTTRIDRNRRARSLAAALQAVTGQKITIRDGQAIIEAQAA; this is translated from the coding sequence ATGGTCGAGCAGGCGATCACCCCGTTCGCACATCAAGCACAGCAGTTGGCGCAGATCACCGGAGCCGGCCCCATCGCCGCGCAGGAGATCATCGCCGAAGTAGGCGTAGACATGGCCCGGTTCCCGTCCGCCGCCCACCTGGTGTCCTGGGCCAAGTTCTGCCCACAGACCCACGAGTCGGCCGGCAAGAAGAAGAACAAGGGCCGCGCGAAGGGCAACCCCTGGCTGGCCGCCACCCTGGGCAACATCGCCGCCACCGCCGCCCGCAGCGGCGCCGGCTTCCTCGGCGCCCGACACCGACGCATCGCCCGACGCCGCGGGCCGCAGAAAGCGATTGTCGCCACCGGCAACTCCGTGCTGACCATCATCTACCACCTGCTGTCCGACCCCACCGCCCAGTTCAACGACCTCGGCGCCGACTACTTCACCACCCGCATCGACAGGAACCGCCGGGCCCGCAGCCTGGCCGCCGCACTGCAAGCCGTCACCGGCCAGAAGATCACCATCCGGGACGGCCAAGCCATCATCGAAGCCCAAGCCGCGTAA
- a CDS encoding GrpB family protein — protein sequence MSDSHSSESDEVNAPVHIEPYDAAWPERFATEASVIGQTIGPWITGGIHHVGSTAVPGLAAKPVIDIMVGVADLGSSRPCIELLKPLDYCYWPYLAEVMHWFCKPRPSHRTHHLHLVPTGSPRYLNVLAFRDYLRAHPDARADYKALKRELADRYPHDREAYTKGKTDLIGKLTEAARAWATTRDMKSGKPDSTT from the coding sequence ATGTCGGACAGCCATAGCAGCGAGTCGGACGAGGTCAACGCCCCCGTTCACATTGAGCCCTACGACGCCGCATGGCCCGAGCGGTTCGCCACCGAGGCCAGCGTGATCGGCCAGACCATCGGTCCCTGGATCACTGGCGGCATCCACCACGTCGGCAGCACAGCAGTACCCGGGCTCGCCGCCAAACCAGTCATCGACATCATGGTCGGCGTCGCAGACCTGGGGTCGTCGCGCCCCTGCATCGAGTTGCTGAAGCCTTTGGACTACTGCTACTGGCCCTACCTCGCTGAGGTCATGCACTGGTTCTGCAAGCCACGCCCCAGCCACCGGACCCACCACCTGCACCTCGTGCCGACCGGCTCGCCGCGTTACCTCAACGTCCTGGCGTTTCGGGACTACCTACGAGCCCATCCTGACGCCCGTGCCGACTACAAAGCACTAAAGCGAGAGTTGGCCGACCGCTACCCACACGACCGTGAGGCGTACACCAAGGGCAAGACAGACCTCATCGGCAAGCTGACCGAGGCGGCTCGGGCGTGGGCCACAACCAGAGACATGAAGAGCGGCAAACCCGATAGCACAACGTAA